GACAGGCACGCGAGGAAGATATTGCTACCTAGAGGCTTCGACATAAGTCCGTAAAATATCTCGTCTCTACAGTTCTCAgtcacccacacaacgaaatTCCTACATTTAATCAAATATCAAGTAATTTTCTGACAATGGCAGTTATGGAAGTAAATCTCCATAACTATGAAGTGTTGCTGCAGGTATAAAACGTCCATATCTTTTATTAACTGGTGTTATAGTGCATTTCACGTTACGGCATCAAGTCAACGGACACGGTATGGAGCAATGCACGTGTTCTGGGTGACCTCGCGTTGACCCAACGACACTCTACGTTCAAAACTATGTATTCAACTGGCGACTTCTGCAGTTAACTTAGATTATATCGAAACGTTTCATCTACATATAGAGATGGTAGATGGTCTGCAGTTCTCAGTATTTGTGTAGGTATTAGAAATTTTGAAGTTCATCTAAATCTAAAGTAAACTCTATTTGAATTGATAttcaaaaccaaataaataaaaacactatcTTCTATCAggcataaatcaaataaataatgaaattcaaTCAACAAAGTGCATGAATGCGAGGTGACGCGCAGAAGGCGTGGGCAAAATTCAAAGAGTCATTCGACCGTTTAACGGCCCAATATGAATCACTGACTATAGCTTATTGCCCTCACACGTGGCAAGTAATTTTCCAATTTGTCGAAGATCCTATGTCAATAAAACCTCCTTCTTTGTTTGAAGTCGGGTAAACAGCAACATCAAATTGTATTAGGAAAGATGTCGGGCGAGGCGGTGGaagaaaaattcaatattttcaagCCCGAAGCAGCTGGCTTTAGTGATATTGCTTgtgcagttttattttattttcagaagtaaaataaacatggcTTCACAACTATGGGTTTTCTGTAGCTTGAAAATAGAAATGGAATATTGAAATCCCTATATTAtatgtgtgtatttattttccattagTCACGACCTAGATAATCGGTTAAAGTAGTGTGGCTATCGATCGCTATCTGTTTCGTGCAAGCTATGGCTTAGCAGATATGCAagatataggtacttttatacGATGACATCATTTTAATACTCGTATGTTTATTGCACCAATTTTTTATCTGATAACCTGGCTTTGTCTTTGTTAGAAATGGTTTTAAAATACAACTTAGTAgtgttgttaaataataaatctatatattttttgcaacaGGTAGGTTTAAGCATTTTAGTACCTAATAGGATTGAATGGTGCTTTTCCATGCATAGTACAGTAGTTGACAAACACGAATCAATAAGAAATAAGGTTGAAAACTAAAGGtcaatatttacaactttatcgTTTTATCTCGATAAACTAGATTCCCTTTTTGTTCATAACTAGGTACTTTACTACACAGTATAAGACAAAGACGCTTTTTCTGTTCCAATGTCCgcttgtatgcttaaatctttaactacgccacggattttgatgcagtttgttttaatagatagagtgattcgaGTGGAAggtttataagtataatatatgcataatatatcactattgcacccatgcgaagctggggcaggtggctagtaaaacataaaaaagtgtgAAGACACAGCTAATAAGATGATGGATAATGCCAATATTGCGTCTGATAGCTCTTCAAATGGCTTTTACCAAATGTACTTAGACGATATATTACGGTGTTAGATTACAAAGAGAGTAAGAGAACAAGTCTCCCGAAAGTCCTTGGAGACCAAAGAcaattttatgacgtcattgatACAGACTCTATCGATTACTAGGCAAGAGTAATTAAAGGACGCGAAGAACTACAATTCGTCGTATATACGAGTACTAGCGACCAGCCCTAGCTTCGCAAGGGTACAATGgtgaaatattatgtaggtattatacatataaaccgtccccttgaatcattctatctattaaaaaaaccgcatcaaaatccgttgcgtaattttaaagatttaagcatacaaagagacatagggacagaaaaagcgactttgtttaatactatgtagagataattttcaattttctgtAATTAGGGAtgaatttcaaagaaaataactaaTACGCACTGTTAATTAGAGGTTATAACTAGCTAGTTTAGTAAAAATTGCGTATATGTTATATGCTTATGTCAGTGTAAATATATCACCAAGTGCGACAAGGACGCCAGGTCAGCTGTTAATGTTAACGACCCGATACTTGACCGTTGAGTTCGATTTATTTTGCGAATGAATCACCCACTACCTTTACCTGCTTTTATTTTCCTTGCATAAACAGCGATCTTTGTAACCGACttcaataaaaacatacgtATTCGTCGTTTTGTCCCAACaactttattgatttatttgtcgGAACGGAAATCATCTCAATTTGGTGgtgatttgatttgttttttgttgaatGTTGAAGGGAAGTTGGTTCATTACCTGCTTTACGGATggtaatttaattaactttagaCTTTAATTTCTATTGAAAAGAACACAAAATCCAGTACAAGCTTTGTTTTCCTTCTTAGAAGCTTTATGCAAAGagctacatattattatgaaagtaGATATTCTtctattcatataaaaatagctGACATTTTTGTGCCCACGCAGAACCTACAATGTGACGGTTGACATTATTACAATAGATGTTAAGTTCATCGTCTACACATTTCATAATATCCTCTAGAGACTTTCTTGTAAGTAAATATatcgtcgtcacgccttttatccccgaaggggtaggcagaaatgcaCGTTATGGcaattgtaagtaaatatttggaTGCATATTAGCAGTAACTTGTAATGGTTTTTCAACAAGATTTGTAGTGTAAAAGTACTAATTCCTAAAACAAATTCTTGTTAGTGATAACCTTTTCTAGCTTCAGAATGGTTAGACAGATTTTCAAGACGACGTGACGTAGGTAATATTTGTTGGATTTTTTCATTACGGTCACGATTGTATAATCGCTGTTACATATTGTAATGTATATACAATTCttacacataggtacataacacATGGAAATCAAATTCAGTTGCAGTTTACAAACACCTGACAGTTGTTGCTCGCTATATTGCTATTCACTGAATTAATGAGCCGCTTTGTTCCACTTATTACatgaaaacagaaacaaaaataagtcaAGGTATCCATATTTCTTAACAACTCATTATATTACATATCAAAGTATTACTTTGACCATTATGACGTCACAATCGCTCATAAACGCATAAAGCGCGCATtaaaacaaacagacacactTTCACATTCTTCGTAGCGTGACGGTCACAAAACATTAATACTCAGTTGATCTCATGGTTAAAGTAACCCTATAACTATGAGCATACGATTCATTTTCCTCTAGTATAGCGTACTATAATCAATTTGCGTAACAAAGGACATGGATGTGCACACAAATAGATTATCATTTGGCTGGTTTTTCGATGTACCAGTTACACAACCTTGAACTTGAATAATACGCTTGATCCGATTGCGGATTTTATTCCATTTTGTTATGATTTCTACTGACGAGAAATTGAAAGTAACGCGACCTTTATGACCACCCATAAAGTAGGTACTTGTTGCTCGAGTCTGTACTGATGTAAACGCGGAAATTTTCCACGAGCAAGCCTATTTTCTGTAAAACTGcatctgtatttatttaacacaacaACAAATTACCAATTGACTTTACTACTCTGTTTATATGGATCATAAAATGTCGAAAGCCGTAGACGAATGCAAGGCTAACGCTCCTATACAATCTGTTAGCTCCCGAGCAGACCCGTGAGCGCAGACGTGACGAAATTATATGCGTGCCCGCTGTAGTGATCGGTGATATTAGCTAAGGTTGCACAACCGGGCGTCAAGTAGGTCGCCACTATATCTGGAAGACCTTCACCCGCATTACGCCAGGCCTCTGTTCCCGAGGGACGTTACACGGATAATTTAGAACTACAACAGTCTTCAACACTTTGCACGTTACCGTCCAACATCAAAATTAGATCGCTTATCGCTGACTCGTTCAGATTACAACTTGGCGGCGTTAAAACGTGTTGGCGAACTGACAGATTACGCACTGCCAAGTGCATTTTGCGGCTTAGAGagtgcaattaaaataaaacaactacaGTTTTACGAATAAACTGCACAATCGTTTGTGTATCCCTTATAAATTAGCTATCAATCAACATCATACACTACTGTAAGTCACGTCTATACAAATTCTTTGTACTAAGTATGCTTAGAATACCGTACATAACACAGTTCCGGCCGTGTGCATAATCCTGTACGCGAGGTCAGTATTTGCAAACATTATAGTCTGTGTGCATCGACTACACAATGAGTTTAACAGGTGTCGAGTTGAACTCACCTGTACCCGCAAACTCTTGAGAGCAGGAAACTGTGCCAGTCGATCCACCTCGTCCCACGTCGCTAAGCCCGTGTTGTTGAGGTTTAGGAAGCGGAGGTGTCTGGAATATCAATCACATCGCTAATGTGACGCCGcagaaataaacactatttaaaTTCTGAAGATCAATAGGCCAATGGCAATTGGCAACATATGTTGCCTTAATGGGGTCATATTGATAACAAATtagttattgtattgtgtaataATATTCACTTACGGGAAGGCATCGTGGCTCTTCTTATTTCCATTATCATCACTACATTTGTCACACGGGTCTGGCGCTAGTGTTGCTATTGGGCAGTCGTTGACCAACAGGGTTTCCAAATTCGGGAAGGCGTAACCTAGTTTTGAGATCTCCCGCCAACTGCTGACATGGTTCCCGGAGAAGTGGAGTTTCTTTAGCTGCTCATGAACGGGCTCTGTGACATCAACGTTGAGTCGTGAACACGCCTCACATTGAGCTTCCTTATCAACCTCTTGTCCGGAGAAGTCCACATAGGAGTACTCGTTTAGGCTCAAATGCAACTCCTCCAGAGCTGGTAGAGCTTTGAGTAACGCGTGGACGCTCGGCCAACCGACGTATGTGGAGTTCAGAATGAGGTGGCTCAGACTGTCCCAACGTGGCTGTAACGTCAGTGCCGCCTGGATCTGAGCCGACAGACGGTTGAAGCTCAAGTTGAGAAACCGAACTCGTGGTGTCTGCTCCAGTATTGCTAAAACCTATAAGCAAAACTACATGTCAGTGTACATTATTAAGGAGTGAACGTAACACTGCGGAAATATCTGATATTACAAATAATTGGTATAGATTGTCGTAACTGTGGGAAAGGTGTGTTTATTGCAAGCTTGTTTGCTGTAATAGCTGACAAGGAGGTTGTCCGTAAAAGAGACAGTGATGCACTGAGAAATAACAATTTTCGCTTTTTAACTTACTTCATCCCACTCGGTGAGTTTGTTATTGGCTAGATCGAGCTCGACCACATCCGCACATTTATCTGCGAGAGCACGGGCATCTCCGGCGCAGTCGATCTCGCAGTCGTTAAGCACCAGTAGCGTGGGTACACTCAGCCGAGGGGAGCGCTTGGGCACAAATATTGCTACGGGCATGTCATCTATTGGAGCATTCACTTCGCCCTTCGCACCATATTTCCGCTCTAGAGCTTCTAGCAGCGACGGCATGTTGGCTTTCCCCTATGGTTCGTGTTTCTTTATACCTATAAAGAGAGAAAAATAAActcattatataattaattggaTATACCTATACTTGTAAAACTAAtcacaaataaatagtttaatactTCATACGCTGCTAAATATCGTATCATTGAACAGCGCACGATAAGCGTTATTTCATTGCCAATGGGTCAACCAATAAGCAATGTGATATTGGAAAGGCAGCCCATAAAAACCAATTAACTATGTGGCAATAGTCTATCTATACAATACAGTGTTGTTGATTGACAATTAATGAAGAACTTGACgaataattataatcaca
This genomic interval from Spodoptera frugiperda isolate SF20-4 chromosome 6, AGI-APGP_CSIRO_Sfru_2.0, whole genome shotgun sequence contains the following:
- the LOC118267462 gene encoding tubulin-specific chaperone cofactor E-like protein isoform X2 — its product is MPSLLEALERKYGAKGEVNAPIDDMPVAIFVPKRSPRLSVPTLLVLNDCEIDCAGDARALADKCADVVELDLANNKLTEWDEVLAILEQTPRVRFLNLSFNRLSAQIQAALTLQPRWDSLSHLILNSTYVGWPSVHALLKALPALEELHLSLNEYSYVDFSGQEVDKEAQCEACSRLNVDVTEPVHEQLKKLHFSGNHVSSWREISKLGYAFPNLETLLVNDCPIATLAPDPCDKCSDDNGNKKSHDAFPHLRFLNLNNTGLATWDEVDRLAQFPALKSLRVQGWPLWDRVESTEHERRLLLVARLPHVRTLNGGGAVPIEERDAAERAFIRYYMEKPESDRPDRYWELVGVHGKLDPLVSVDLRPEKRVQITFTCGDHSEVRTVDVYRTVSDLKTRLERMAGFPASKMRLFYVDQELRDSQGPEEMRYPTKQLYSYNIRSGDEIIIDSKLKHSISANSTA
- the LOC118267462 gene encoding tubulin-specific chaperone cofactor E-like protein isoform X1; translated protein: MPSLLEALERKYGAKGEVNAPIDDMPVAIFVPKRSPRLSVPTLLVLNDCEIDCAGDARALADKCADVVELDLANNKLTEWDEVLAILEQTPRVRFLNLSFNRLSAQIQAALTLQPRWDSLSHLILNSTYVGWPSVHALLKALPALEELHLSLNEYSYVDFSGQEVDKEAQCEACSRLNVDVTEPVHEQLKKLHFSGNHVSSWREISKLGYAFPNLETLLVNDCPIATLAPDPCDKCSDDNGNKKSHDAFPHLRFLNLNNTGLATWDEVDRLAQFPALKSLRVQGWPLWDRVESTEHERRLLLVARLPHVRTLNGGGAVPIEERDAAERAFIRYYMEKPESDRPDRYWELVGVHGKLDPLVSVDLRPEKRVQITFTCGDHSEVRTVDVYRTVSDLKTRLERMAGFPASKMRLFYVDQELRDSQPFQGPEEMRYPTKQLYSYNIRSGDEIIIDSKLKHSISANSTA